A region from the Pseudonocardia petroleophila genome encodes:
- a CDS encoding Fur family transcriptional regulator: MPTPEFERLLRGAALRVTRPRLAVLSAVHDHPHADTDSILRVVREDLGEVSHQAVYDVLRALTAAGLVRRIQPQGSRARYESRVGDNHHHLVCRSCGVIADVDCAVGTTPCLTAADDQGFSIDEAEVIYWGLCSTCSTTTAIH, translated from the coding sequence GTGCCGACACCGGAGTTCGAACGCCTGCTGCGCGGGGCCGCCCTGCGCGTCACGCGTCCGCGGCTCGCGGTGCTCTCCGCGGTGCACGACCATCCCCACGCCGACACCGACTCGATCCTGCGGGTCGTGCGCGAGGATCTCGGCGAGGTCTCCCACCAGGCCGTCTACGACGTGCTGCGCGCGCTCACCGCCGCCGGCCTGGTCCGTCGCATCCAGCCGCAGGGCTCCCGGGCGCGCTACGAGTCGCGGGTCGGGGACAACCACCACCACCTCGTGTGTCGGTCGTGCGGCGTCATCGCCGACGTCGACTGCGCCGTCGGGACCACCCCGTGCCTGACGGCGGCCGACGACCAGGGCTTCTCCATCGACGAGGCCGAGGTCATCTACTGGGGCCTGTGCTCCACCTGCTCCACCACCACAGCCATCCACTGA
- the katG gene encoding catalase/peroxidase HPI translates to MNTEQAGGCPVHAGRMGHPTESASNTDWWPNQLNLKILRKHQPASDPFGGEFDYSAAFASLDLDALTADVDALMTDSQDWWPADFGHYGGFMIRMAWHSAGTYRVEDGRGGAGAGMQRFAPLNSWPDNGNLDKARRLLWPIKKKYGNKISWADLMVFAGNRALETMGFTTFGFAGGRADVWEPDEDVYWGPERTWLGDERYTGDRELEKPLGAVQMGLIYVNPEGPNANPDPLASARDIRETFGRMAMNDEETVALIAGGHTFGKTHGAADPDQFVGPEPEGAPIEQQGFGWKQGFNDGKGRSVITSGLEVTWTSEPTKWTNKYFENLFAYEWELEKSPAGAWQFRPKDGAGANTIPDPETGELNRYPTMLVSDVALRVDPIYEPISRRFLENPDQFADAFARAWYKLTHRDMGPIQRYLGPLVPQEELLWQDPIPARGDYTLSDSDVATLKASILDSGLTVAQLVSAAWASASTFRISDKRGGANGGRIRLQPQVGWEANDPDELAQVIRTLEGIQSSFGKEVSFADLVVLGGVAAVEKAAKDAGHDVAVPFTPGRKDATQEQTDVDSFSYLEPTSDGFRNYRGKGHRLPAEYLLVDRANLLSLSAPQMTVLVGGLRVLGANTGGSTAGVLTDRPGTLTNDFFTNLLDMGTQWSSVGGDEDSFEGRDASGAVKWTGTRADLVFGSNSELRAIAEVYASDDGGEKFVHDFVAAWDKVMQLDRYDLS, encoded by the coding sequence ATGAACACCGAGCAGGCCGGCGGCTGCCCCGTCCACGCCGGTCGCATGGGGCACCCGACCGAGAGCGCCAGCAACACCGACTGGTGGCCGAACCAGCTCAACCTGAAGATCCTGCGCAAGCACCAGCCCGCGTCCGACCCGTTCGGCGGGGAGTTCGACTACTCCGCGGCGTTCGCCAGCCTCGACCTCGACGCGCTCACCGCCGACGTCGACGCGCTCATGACGGACTCGCAGGACTGGTGGCCCGCCGACTTCGGTCACTACGGCGGCTTCATGATCCGCATGGCGTGGCACAGCGCCGGCACCTACCGGGTCGAGGACGGCCGCGGCGGCGCCGGGGCCGGCATGCAGCGCTTCGCCCCGCTGAACAGCTGGCCGGACAACGGCAACCTGGACAAGGCGCGCCGCCTGCTGTGGCCGATCAAGAAGAAGTACGGCAACAAGATCTCCTGGGCCGACCTCATGGTCTTCGCGGGCAACCGCGCGCTGGAGACGATGGGCTTCACCACCTTCGGCTTCGCCGGCGGCCGCGCCGACGTGTGGGAGCCCGACGAGGACGTCTACTGGGGCCCGGAGCGCACCTGGCTCGGCGACGAGCGCTACACCGGTGACCGCGAGCTGGAGAAGCCCCTCGGCGCCGTCCAGATGGGTCTGATCTACGTCAACCCGGAGGGCCCGAACGCCAACCCGGACCCGCTGGCCTCGGCCCGCGACATCCGCGAGACGTTCGGCAGGATGGCCATGAACGACGAGGAGACCGTCGCGCTGATCGCCGGCGGCCACACCTTCGGCAAGACCCACGGCGCGGCCGACCCCGACCAGTTCGTCGGCCCCGAGCCCGAGGGCGCCCCGATCGAGCAGCAGGGCTTCGGCTGGAAGCAGGGCTTCAACGACGGCAAGGGCCGCAGCGTCATCACCTCCGGCCTGGAGGTCACCTGGACCTCCGAGCCCACCAAGTGGACGAACAAGTACTTCGAGAACCTGTTCGCCTACGAGTGGGAGCTGGAGAAGAGCCCCGCGGGCGCGTGGCAGTTCCGGCCGAAGGACGGCGCCGGCGCCAACACCATCCCCGACCCGGAGACCGGCGAGCTCAACCGCTACCCGACGATGCTGGTCAGCGACGTCGCCCTGCGCGTGGACCCGATCTACGAGCCCATCTCGCGGCGGTTCCTGGAGAACCCGGACCAGTTCGCCGACGCGTTCGCCCGCGCCTGGTACAAGCTGACCCACCGCGACATGGGCCCGATCCAGCGCTACCTCGGCCCGCTCGTGCCGCAGGAGGAGCTGCTCTGGCAGGACCCGATCCCCGCCCGGGGCGACTACACCCTGTCCGACTCCGACGTCGCCACCCTCAAGGCGTCGATCCTGGACTCGGGCCTCACCGTCGCGCAGCTGGTGTCGGCCGCGTGGGCCTCGGCCTCGACGTTCCGGATCAGCGACAAGCGCGGTGGCGCCAACGGCGGCCGCATCCGCCTGCAGCCGCAGGTGGGCTGGGAGGCCAACGACCCCGACGAGCTCGCCCAGGTCATCCGGACCCTGGAGGGCATCCAGTCCTCCTTCGGCAAGGAGGTCTCCTTCGCCGACCTCGTCGTCCTCGGCGGCGTCGCGGCCGTGGAGAAGGCGGCGAAGGACGCCGGCCACGACGTGGCCGTCCCCTTCACCCCGGGCCGGAAGGACGCCACGCAGGAGCAGACCGACGTCGACTCGTTCTCCTACCTGGAGCCGACGTCCGACGGGTTCCGCAACTACCGCGGCAAGGGCCACCGCCTGCCGGCCGAGTACCTGCTCGTCGACCGGGCGAACCTGCTCAGCCTCAGCGCGCCGCAGATGACCGTCCTGGTGGGCGGCCTGCGCGTGCTGGGCGCGAACACCGGTGGGTCCACCGCGGGCGTCCTGACCGACCGGCCGGGCACCCTGACCAACGACTTCTTTACCAACCTGCTCGACATGGGCACGCAGTGGTCGTCGGTCGGCGGTGACGAGGACTCGTTCGAGGGTCGCGACGCCAGTGGCGCCGTGAAGTGGACGGGTACCCGCGCCGACCTGGTCTTCGGCTCGAACTCCGAGCTGCGGGCCATCGCCGAGGTGTACGCGAGCGACGACGGCGGGGAGAAGTTCGTCCACGACTTCGTCGCGGCGTGGGACAAGGTCATGCAGCTCGACCGCTACGACCTCTCCTGA
- the crgA gene encoding cell division protein CrgA — MPKSKVRKKAAYVPPPGDKRTTTPVKVKGPTNPIYVAVFLGLMLLGLVWLVVNYLAVDYIPWMAALGPFNFLIGFSLIVIGLLMTMRWR; from the coding sequence ATGCCCAAGAGCAAGGTCCGCAAGAAGGCCGCCTACGTCCCGCCCCCCGGCGACAAGCGGACGACCACGCCGGTCAAGGTCAAGGGCCCCACGAACCCGATCTACGTCGCCGTCTTCCTCGGTCTGATGCTGCTCGGGCTCGTCTGGCTGGTGGTCAACTACCTGGCTGTGGACTACATCCCGTGGATGGCCGCGCTGGGCCCGTTCAACTTCCTCATCGGCTTCTCACTCATCGTAATCGGGCTTCTGATGACGATGAGATGGCGCTGA
- a CDS encoding rhomboid family intramembrane serine protease has product MTYPAGPPAGAPAVCVRHPDRPTGLACTRCGRPACPECLREASVGHQCVDCVHQGQREVRRGTTVAGAVPGARPVVVPALVVLNLLAFAVTAVQAGGIASNFRSALFVDWALSPGTVAAGEWWRLVTSGFLHIGPLHIAFNMFALWVIGRDMETLLGRGRFLAVYLLGMLGGAAAVMLLYGPDEYVAGASGAVFGLMGGLAVALLRLRRPLNQVVGLLVVNLALGFFVPGISWQAHVGGLLAGAAATAVLVYAPPARRTPLQAGGLAAIAVVLLVVITAGAVLAGS; this is encoded by the coding sequence GTGACGTACCCCGCCGGCCCGCCCGCCGGAGCTCCGGCGGTGTGCGTCCGCCACCCCGACCGGCCCACCGGACTCGCCTGCACCCGCTGCGGGCGTCCGGCGTGCCCGGAGTGCCTCCGGGAGGCGTCGGTGGGGCACCAGTGCGTCGACTGCGTCCACCAGGGGCAGCGGGAGGTGCGCCGCGGCACCACCGTCGCGGGCGCCGTCCCGGGGGCGCGACCGGTGGTCGTGCCCGCCCTGGTGGTGCTCAACCTGCTCGCCTTCGCGGTCACGGCCGTGCAGGCGGGCGGCATCGCGTCCAACTTCCGCTCGGCGCTGTTCGTCGACTGGGCGCTCTCGCCGGGCACGGTCGCCGCCGGGGAGTGGTGGCGGCTCGTCACCTCGGGCTTCCTGCACATCGGCCCGCTGCACATCGCGTTCAACATGTTCGCGCTGTGGGTGATCGGCCGGGACATGGAGACCCTGCTCGGCCGCGGCCGGTTCCTGGCCGTCTACCTGCTGGGGATGCTCGGCGGTGCGGCCGCGGTGATGCTGCTCTACGGGCCGGACGAGTACGTGGCCGGTGCGTCCGGGGCGGTGTTCGGCCTGATGGGCGGGCTCGCCGTCGCCCTGCTGCGGCTGCGCAGGCCGCTCAACCAGGTCGTCGGGCTGCTCGTGGTCAACCTCGCGCTGGGGTTCTTCGTCCCCGGCATCTCCTGGCAGGCCCACGTCGGGGGCCTGCTCGCGGGCGCCGCGGCCACCGCCGTGCTCGTCTACGCCCCGCCGGCCCGGCGCACGCCGCTGCAGGCCGGGGGACTGGCCGCGATCGCCGTCGTCCTGCTGGTCGTCATCACCGCGGGCGCGGTGCTAGCGGGGTCGTAG
- a CDS encoding alpha/beta hydrolase family protein, with protein sequence MSDIIDTVTVVARLAAAGAGVGIGSALGGIGWFYSGVLLDTRRQLVYPEQVLAVSATTVTLAESRLTRQPGTWGLRWVGGLARMGPVDTVADGRVVRPLVGGDVPVVGTAAVLDTGPWDDPAARGHRYSDVEVDTPLGPAPAWLVPGPASPAGDGPDVDTWVIAVHGRGGTRREALRVLPALHALGLSVLVVSYRNDGDAPASPDGRDHLGDAEWEDVEAAVRFARARGARRIVLYGWSMGGAITGAFLDRSTEAGTVAAVVWDAPLVDWMATLRQQARNRRLPPGLTPLAAAITSRRIRIDFGRFDLARRPPAVRPPTLLFHTDDDTSVPVTASRALAAAAPGLGWPLRYVEVAGPEHTAAWNADPAAYEGTVTTFLSDVLARWGA encoded by the coding sequence GTGTCGGACATCATCGACACCGTGACGGTGGTGGCGAGGCTCGCGGCGGCAGGCGCAGGTGTGGGGATCGGGTCCGCGCTCGGCGGGATCGGCTGGTTCTACTCCGGGGTCCTGCTCGACACCCGCCGGCAGCTGGTCTATCCGGAGCAGGTGCTCGCGGTCAGCGCCACGACGGTGACGCTCGCGGAGTCGCGCCTGACCCGCCAGCCCGGTACGTGGGGCCTGCGCTGGGTCGGCGGGCTGGCCCGGATGGGGCCGGTCGACACGGTCGCGGACGGCCGCGTGGTCCGCCCGCTGGTCGGCGGCGACGTGCCCGTCGTCGGCACCGCCGCCGTCCTCGACACGGGCCCCTGGGACGACCCGGCGGCCCGCGGCCACCGCTACTCCGACGTCGAGGTCGACACCCCGCTCGGCCCGGCGCCCGCCTGGCTCGTCCCCGGCCCGGCGTCCCCGGCCGGCGACGGCCCGGACGTCGACACCTGGGTGATCGCCGTGCACGGGCGCGGCGGCACCCGGCGCGAGGCGCTGCGGGTGCTGCCCGCGCTGCACGCGCTCGGCCTGTCGGTGCTCGTCGTCAGCTACCGCAACGACGGCGACGCCCCGGCCAGCCCCGACGGCCGCGACCACCTCGGCGACGCCGAGTGGGAGGACGTCGAGGCCGCGGTGCGGTTCGCCCGCGCGCGCGGCGCCCGGCGGATCGTGCTCTACGGGTGGTCGATGGGCGGCGCGATCACGGGGGCGTTCCTGGACCGCTCGACGGAGGCGGGGACCGTCGCCGCCGTCGTCTGGGACGCGCCGCTCGTGGACTGGATGGCGACCCTGCGCCAGCAGGCCCGCAACCGCAGGCTGCCGCCCGGGCTCACGCCGCTGGCCGCCGCGATCACCAGCCGGCGCATCCGGATCGACTTCGGCCGGTTCGACCTCGCCCGGCGGCCCCCCGCCGTCCGGCCCCCCACGCTGCTCTTCCACACCGACGACGACACCTCCGTGCCGGTCACCGCCAGCCGCGCGCTCGCCGCCGCGGCACCCGGACTGGGGTGGCCGCTGCGGTACGTGGAGGTCGCCGGACCGGAGCACACGGCGGCCTGGAACGCCGATCCGGCCGCCTACGAGGGCACCGTGACGACCTTCCTCTCCGACGTGCTGGCACGATGGGGTGCGTGA
- a CDS encoding PH domain-containing protein codes for MLGWLAAVAATAWCVLLTTSGADPTGRLLAGCAAAGLALAALYGTRARPRLRVDADGLTVGGLLRARHHPWPLVQGVRVLRTRRFGRESSLLEVDTVTPDGGERLLLFGRLDLGADPEDVAPELLDLRPR; via the coding sequence GTGCTCGGGTGGCTCGCCGCGGTCGCCGCGACGGCGTGGTGCGTCCTGCTGACGACCTCGGGGGCCGATCCCACGGGCCGCCTGCTGGCCGGCTGCGCGGCGGCCGGGCTGGCCCTCGCCGCCCTGTACGGGACGCGCGCCCGGCCGCGCCTGCGGGTCGACGCCGACGGCCTGACCGTCGGCGGGCTGCTGCGCGCCCGGCACCATCCGTGGCCGCTCGTGCAGGGCGTGCGCGTGCTGCGGACGCGCCGGTTCGGCCGGGAGAGCTCGCTGCTGGAGGTCGACACCGTCACCCCCGACGGCGGCGAGCGGCTGCTGCTGTTCGGCCGCCTCGACCTCGGCGCCGATCCCGAGGACGTGGCCCCCGAACTGCTGGACCTACGACCCCGCTAG
- a CDS encoding GAF and ANTAR domain-containing protein translates to MSRVDREEQVGRAFVALADSLVDDYDVVDLLGRLVGHCVDLLAADAAGLLLADARHELRVVAASSEDATTMELLALQADEGPCLECYRSARQVRVPDLADRTVVWPAYTAAVERSGAFRSVHALPLRLRGEAVGVLALFHRIPGPLPEPDLVLGQALADVATIGILSERAIRRGAVLNEQLQSALDSRVVIEQAKGVVAQRTGLAMDEAFTLLRGYARGSNTRLAEVSRRIVDRELDPAGLPAARPAPRTR, encoded by the coding sequence GTGAGCCGGGTCGACCGGGAGGAGCAGGTCGGCCGGGCCTTCGTCGCGCTGGCCGACAGCCTGGTCGACGACTACGACGTCGTCGACCTGCTCGGCCGGCTGGTGGGCCACTGCGTGGACCTGCTGGCGGCGGACGCGGCCGGCCTGCTCCTCGCCGACGCGCGCCACGAGCTGCGCGTGGTGGCCGCCTCCAGCGAGGACGCCACCACGATGGAGCTGCTGGCCCTGCAGGCCGACGAGGGACCGTGCCTGGAGTGCTACCGCTCCGCCCGGCAGGTCCGCGTCCCCGACCTGGCCGACCGGACGGTGGTCTGGCCCGCGTACACCGCGGCCGTCGAGCGGTCCGGGGCGTTCCGGTCGGTGCACGCGCTCCCGCTGCGCCTGCGCGGGGAGGCCGTCGGCGTGCTGGCCCTGTTCCACCGGATCCCCGGCCCGCTCCCGGAGCCGGACCTGGTCCTGGGGCAGGCCCTCGCCGACGTCGCGACGATCGGGATCCTGTCCGAGCGGGCGATCCGGCGCGGCGCGGTCCTCAACGAGCAGCTGCAGTCGGCGCTGGACAGCCGGGTGGTCATCGAGCAGGCCAAGGGGGTCGTCGCCCAGCGCACGGGGCTGGCGATGGACGAGGCCTTCACGCTGCTGCGCGGGTACGCCCGGGGCAGCAACACGCGCCTGGCGGAGGTGTCGCGCCGGATCGTGGACCGGGAGCTCGACCCGGCCGGGCTCCCGGCGGCCCGCCCGGCGCCCCGGACCCGCTGA
- a CDS encoding putative quinol monooxygenase produces MILINVKFPIRPEKVDEWLALAESYAAAVNAEEGCVFFEWSRGLTDPLDFVTIECFRDGDAGGAHTKTAHFADFVEKAPDLVSRQPQIMYVDDEQVKGWGPMGEITPR; encoded by the coding sequence ATGATCCTGATCAACGTCAAGTTCCCGATCCGCCCCGAGAAGGTGGACGAATGGCTGGCCCTGGCCGAGTCCTACGCGGCCGCGGTCAACGCGGAGGAGGGCTGCGTCTTCTTCGAGTGGTCGCGCGGCCTGACGGACCCGCTCGACTTCGTCACCATCGAGTGCTTCCGCGACGGTGACGCCGGTGGCGCCCACACCAAGACCGCGCACTTCGCCGACTTCGTCGAGAAGGCCCCCGACCTGGTCTCGCGGCAGCCGCAGATCATGTACGTCGACGACGAGCAGGTGAAGGGCTGGGGCCCGATGGGCGAGATCACGCCCCGCTGA
- a CDS encoding luciferase domain-containing protein, with the protein MGDQRLAGPADIPLVARWGTEHPAAPLVVALHGRGTSEHSLIEISPWLPHGPVAYVAVRGPLQLGSGYAWFTDTGDEPPDADDLALTCRWFLDWLDTEGNPDRPVLLIGFREGVTFAGALMLTAPERFAGAGLIYGALPLDSGLKTDRGALSGMPVFLAHGQDDVRTPAPLLARTWDWLAKESGAPLWAEREPGGDQLVGAVVGHLGTWLGDRLDHIRAHGENPLPDGDEPPWPTVPGGRLPVRGGPPPEVTTTTPQSQVTQTAPAALQEELWTRLTALDAVTTAAATVGPEGTRSLLLDRTAATGPDSAYLLPDLGEFAHLHPDPDGSLHAALPDELAYDAIAKGWAVPHPLAGVRVHSGTVLVPGPRDAGEVDVVAGIVAAAHRHATG; encoded by the coding sequence ATGGGTGACCAACGCCTCGCCGGACCGGCCGACATCCCACTGGTCGCGCGGTGGGGCACCGAGCATCCGGCGGCCCCGCTCGTCGTCGCCCTGCACGGCCGCGGCACCAGCGAGCACTCGCTGATCGAGATCTCCCCGTGGCTGCCGCACGGCCCCGTCGCGTACGTCGCGGTGCGCGGGCCCCTGCAGCTGGGCAGCGGCTACGCGTGGTTCACCGACACCGGGGACGAGCCGCCCGACGCCGACGACCTGGCCCTGACCTGCCGGTGGTTCCTCGACTGGCTCGACACCGAGGGCAACCCGGACCGGCCGGTGCTGCTCATCGGCTTCCGGGAGGGCGTCACGTTCGCGGGCGCGCTGATGCTCACCGCCCCGGAGCGGTTCGCCGGGGCCGGGCTCATCTACGGGGCCCTGCCGCTCGACTCGGGCCTCAAGACCGACCGCGGCGCGCTCTCCGGGATGCCGGTCTTCCTCGCCCACGGCCAGGACGACGTGCGCACCCCGGCTCCGCTGCTCGCCCGCACCTGGGACTGGCTGGCGAAGGAGAGCGGGGCGCCGCTGTGGGCGGAGCGCGAGCCGGGCGGGGACCAGCTCGTCGGGGCCGTCGTCGGGCACCTCGGCACCTGGCTCGGCGACCGCCTCGACCACATCCGGGCCCACGGCGAGAACCCGCTCCCCGACGGCGACGAGCCGCCGTGGCCGACCGTGCCCGGCGGCCGCCTCCCGGTCCGCGGCGGGCCCCCGCCCGAGGTCACGACCACGACCCCGCAGAGCCAGGTGACGCAGACCGCGCCCGCCGCGCTGCAGGAGGAGCTCTGGACGCGGCTCACCGCGCTCGACGCCGTGACCACGGCCGCCGCCACCGTCGGCCCGGAGGGCACGCGCTCGCTGCTGCTCGACCGCACCGCCGCCACCGGCCCCGACTCCGCGTACCTGCTCCCCGACCTGGGCGAGTTCGCCCACCTGCACCCCGACCCCGACGGCAGCCTGCACGCCGCGCTGCCCGACGAGCTGGCCTACGACGCGATCGCGAAGGGGTGGGCGGTGCCGCACCCGCTCGCGGGGGTGCGGGTCCACTCGGGGACGGTGCTGGTCCCCGGCCCGCGCGACGCGGGCGAGGTCGACGTGGTCGCGGGGATCGTCGCGGCGGCCCACCGGCACGCGACGGGCTGA
- the ligD gene encoding non-homologous end-joining DNA ligase: MVPPPSAPLRPMLATAGAAPVVTAGWAVEFKWDGVRAIVAGTPDGVTLTSRNGNDVTAGYPELVRAGSVGGWAAGRSVVLDGELVALDGAGRPDFGLLQHRMHLRHPAPEVVERVPVALYVFDLLEIDGESLLREPYDVRRGRLDELGLGEVPGVQVPPSVPDVPAVQLLEVARAHGLEGIVAKRRASRYEPGRRSSAWVKTALLSAQEVLVAGWTAGEGRRAGGVGALLLAAHDGAGRLRFLGHVGTGFTDAVLRDLHARLAPLHRDTSPFDADEVPREYARPAHWVDPVLVGEVEYRTLTHDHRLRHAVWRGLRPDRDPDEIVLLPRVPRA, encoded by the coding sequence ATGGTCCCCCCGCCGTCCGCGCCGCTGCGGCCGATGCTGGCCACCGCGGGCGCCGCGCCGGTGGTCACGGCGGGGTGGGCGGTGGAGTTCAAGTGGGACGGGGTGCGGGCGATCGTCGCCGGCACCCCCGACGGCGTGACCCTGACCAGCCGCAACGGCAACGACGTGACCGCCGGGTACCCGGAGCTCGTCCGCGCCGGGTCCGTCGGCGGCTGGGCCGCGGGCCGGTCGGTCGTGCTCGACGGGGAGCTGGTCGCGCTCGACGGGGCCGGCCGGCCGGACTTCGGGCTGCTGCAGCACCGCATGCACCTGCGCCACCCGGCCCCCGAGGTGGTGGAGCGGGTGCCGGTGGCCCTGTACGTGTTCGACCTGCTCGAGATCGACGGGGAGAGCCTGCTCCGCGAGCCCTACGACGTGCGCCGCGGCCGCCTCGACGAGCTCGGCCTGGGGGAGGTGCCGGGCGTGCAGGTCCCGCCCTCGGTCCCCGACGTGCCGGCCGTGCAGCTGCTGGAGGTGGCGCGGGCGCACGGGCTGGAGGGGATCGTCGCGAAGCGCCGCGCGTCCCGCTACGAGCCGGGCAGGCGGTCGTCGGCGTGGGTGAAGACCGCGCTGCTGTCCGCACAGGAGGTGCTGGTCGCGGGCTGGACGGCGGGGGAGGGGCGGCGCGCGGGCGGCGTCGGGGCGCTGCTGCTGGCCGCCCACGACGGCGCGGGCCGGCTGCGGTTCCTCGGCCACGTCGGCACCGGGTTCACCGACGCGGTGCTGCGCGACCTGCACGCGCGGCTCGCCCCGCTGCACCGCGACACCAGCCCGTTCGACGCCGACGAGGTGCCGCGCGAGTACGCCCGGCCCGCGCACTGGGTGGACCCCGTGCTGGTCGGGGAGGTCGAGTACCGCACCCTCACCCACGACCACCGGCTCCGGCACGCCGTGTGGCGCGGCCTGCGCCCGGACCGGGACCCCGACGAGATCGTGCTGCTCCCGCGCGTCCCGCGCGCGTAG
- a CDS encoding ATP-binding protein yields the protein MSEALSDDPATAVPGGPVLSFGPDGLAAVRHVTREGAAAAGLAADRVEDLVLAVNEAATNAIEHGGGSGTVRCWTDGASFVVEVRSPAGPPLHEDAGRTPPDPRQPRGRGLWLMRHLTDRLEIEPGPVGSTVRMRVRT from the coding sequence ATGAGCGAAGCCCTGAGCGACGACCCGGCCACCGCCGTGCCGGGCGGGCCGGTCCTGTCGTTCGGTCCCGACGGGCTGGCGGCGGTGCGGCACGTCACGCGGGAGGGCGCGGCGGCGGCGGGGCTCGCGGCGGACCGGGTCGAGGACCTCGTGCTCGCCGTCAACGAGGCGGCGACGAACGCGATCGAGCACGGCGGCGGGAGCGGCACGGTCCGCTGCTGGACCGACGGCGCGTCGTTCGTCGTCGAGGTGCGCAGCCCGGCGGGGCCCCCGCTGCACGAGGACGCGGGCCGGACACCGCCCGACCCGCGTCAGCCGCGCGGACGCGGCCTCTGGCTGATGCGCCACCTCACCGACCGTCTCGAGATCGAGCCCGGACCGGTCGGCTCGACCGTCCGGATGCGGGTGCGCACCTGA
- a CDS encoding STAS domain-containing protein: protein MTGFSPASPQRPSSQRPSSQRRCLFDVAASGVDGRFDVVPAGELDAACADRFRGVLHECAAAGAALVVVDLAGLRLLSAAGVAVLVDAREVLDACGARLVLTRATRAATRVLRLTGLDVLLGDPGDADPVPRPRPGRVAAGPERA from the coding sequence GTGACCGGGTTCTCTCCGGCATCCCCGCAGCGCCCATCATCGCAGCGCCCGTCATCACAGCGCCGCTGCCTGTTCGACGTCGCGGCGAGCGGCGTCGACGGCCGATTCGACGTCGTGCCGGCCGGCGAGCTCGACGCCGCCTGCGCGGATCGGTTCCGCGGTGTCCTGCACGAGTGCGCCGCGGCCGGCGCCGCGCTCGTCGTGGTCGACCTGGCCGGGCTGCGGCTGCTGTCCGCCGCGGGGGTGGCGGTGCTCGTCGACGCCCGCGAGGTGCTCGACGCGTGCGGGGCCCGGCTGGTCCTCACGCGCGCCACCCGGGCCGCGACCCGGGTCCTCCGGCTCACCGGGCTGGACGTCCTGCTCGGCGATCCCGGTGACGCCGACCCGGTGCCCCGACCGCGTCCCGGTCGGGTCGCCGCCGGGCCGGAACGGGCTTAG
- a CDS encoding peptidylprolyl isomerase: MGCVTEPGNAKNTATLRTSEGDIVITLFPDHAPKTVANFVGLATGEGDYSQPNASGGDSGPFYDGSVFHRVISGFMLQGGDPTGTGRGGPGYQFGDEFHPELQFDRPYLLAMANAGPGTNGSQFFITVGPTPHLNRKHTIFGEVADADSRAVVDTIAATSTDRSDRPLTDVVIQKIEIS, encoded by the coding sequence ATGGGGTGCGTGACGGAACCAGGCAACGCCAAGAACACCGCGACGCTGCGGACCTCCGAGGGCGACATCGTGATCACCCTCTTCCCCGACCACGCGCCGAAGACGGTCGCGAACTTCGTCGGGCTCGCCACGGGTGAGGGCGACTACAGCCAGCCCAACGCCAGCGGCGGCGACTCCGGCCCGTTCTACGACGGCTCGGTCTTCCACCGCGTCATCAGCGGCTTCATGCTGCAGGGCGGCGACCCGACCGGCACCGGCCGCGGCGGCCCCGGCTACCAGTTCGGCGACGAGTTCCACCCGGAGCTGCAGTTCGACCGCCCCTACCTGCTGGCCATGGCCAACGCGGGACCCGGCACCAACGGCTCGCAGTTCTTCATCACCGTGGGCCCCACGCCGCACCTCAACCGCAAGCACACGATCTTCGGTGAGGTCGCCGACGCCGACTCGCGCGCCGTCGTCGACACGATCGCGGCCACCAGCACCGACCGGTCCGACCGGCCGCTGACCGACGTCGTCATCCAGAAGATCGAGATCTCCTGA